Proteins found in one Brachyspira murdochii DSM 12563 genomic segment:
- a CDS encoding N-6 DNA methylase: MNKLKSSKYKNLYNILKNVAYKHTIAKVFYDFIAMTALNIAIGISLNMEDKEKRIEQFKKIAVAYDENEMEFFNAFKLGLVNEYQSNRYQDVLGVLFQELELKNDFKGQFFTPYELSYCMNKINFDKSLLESKSFIYCNEPAAGSGGIVIASCQIVEELGYNYAEKLIWNINDLDLMCVYMSFIQLNLIGASALIQHCNTLSMEVFDRFYTLGYILNRCGERLRIEKKCNKMLELIKDI; the protein is encoded by the coding sequence ATGAATAAATTAAAATCATCTAAATATAAAAATCTGTATAACATATTAAAGAATGTTGCTTATAAACATACAATAGCTAAAGTATTTTATGATTTTATAGCTATGACAGCATTAAATATTGCAATAGGAATAAGTCTTAATATGGAAGATAAGGAAAAAAGAATAGAACAATTTAAAAAAATTGCTGTTGCTTATGATGAAAATGAAATGGAGTTTTTTAATGCATTTAAATTAGGATTAGTAAATGAATACCAGAGTAACAGATATCAGGATGTATTAGGAGTTTTATTTCAAGAACTTGAATTAAAAAATGATTTCAAAGGTCAATTTTTTACACCTTATGAATTATCATACTGTATGAATAAAATTAATTTTGATAAATCATTATTGGAAAGTAAATCTTTTATTTACTGCAATGAACCAGCAGCAGGAAGCGGAGGAATTGTTATAGCTTCATGTCAGATAGTAGAAGAATTAGGCTATAATTATGCAGAAAAATTAATATGGAATATTAATGATTTAGATTTGATGTGTGTATATATGTCATTTATACAATTAAACTTAATAGGAGCTTCTGCTTTAATACAGCATTGCAATACATTAAGTATGGAAGTTTTTGATAGGTTTTATACACTCGGATATATTTTAAATAGATGCGGTGAAAGACTTCGGATAGAAAAAAAGTGCAATAAAATGTTGGAATTAATAAAAGATATATAA
- a CDS encoding D-2-hydroxyacid dehydrogenase — MSKPKIVVLDGGILNPGDISWGEIESIADLKVYDRTEYDKVKEIAYDAWGILNSKVVIDKKLMQSLPNLKYIGMLATGYNTVDIEAAKELGITVTNVRGYGPQSVAQLVMAFVLSLSFRIVEHNNQVHNGDWVKCKDYSFSSYPLIELENKTIGIFGFGDIGREVAKMSSAMGMKVLVYSRSKKEGFENASSIEELFERADFLSLNTPLNKETENLVNIKLLSKMKKTAFIINTSRGGVIVEKDLAYALNNNLIAGAGLDVLAKEPPSADNPLLTAKNCYITPHFAGNTFEARTRLMHKVYENIKAFLEGNPINVLTK; from the coding sequence ATGAGTAAACCCAAAATCGTAGTATTGGACGGAGGTATATTAAATCCCGGGGATATATCTTGGGGTGAGATAGAAAGCATAGCTGATTTAAAAGTTTATGACAGAACAGAGTATGATAAAGTAAAAGAAATAGCTTATGATGCTTGGGGAATATTAAACAGCAAAGTTGTTATTGACAAGAAATTAATGCAGTCTTTACCGAATTTAAAATATATTGGTATGCTTGCTACTGGATATAATACAGTTGATATAGAAGCTGCAAAAGAACTTGGGATAACTGTTACAAATGTAAGAGGATACGGACCTCAGTCTGTAGCCCAGCTTGTTATGGCTTTTGTATTATCATTATCTTTTAGGATAGTTGAACATAATAATCAAGTACATAATGGAGACTGGGTAAAATGCAAAGATTATTCATTTAGTTCATACCCTTTAATAGAGCTTGAAAATAAAACTATAGGAATATTTGGTTTCGGAGATATAGGAAGAGAGGTTGCTAAAATGTCTTCAGCTATGGGAATGAAAGTTTTAGTATATTCAAGAAGTAAAAAAGAAGGTTTTGAAAATGCCTCTAGTATAGAAGAGCTTTTTGAGAGAGCAGACTTTTTATCTTTAAATACACCTCTAAATAAAGAAACAGAAAATTTAGTTAATATAAAATTACTTTCAAAAATGAAAAAAACAGCCTTTATAATAAATACTTCAAGAGGTGGCGTAATAGTAGAAAAAGACTTAGCATATGCTTTGAACAATAATTTAATAGCAGGTGCCGGACTTGATGTACTTGCAAAAGAACCACCTTCAGCAGACAACCCTTTACTTACAGCCAAAAACTGCTACATCACCCCGCATTTCGCAGGTAATACTTTTGAAGCAAGAACTAGACTTATGCATAAAGTTTACGAAAATATAAAGGCATTTTTGGAAGGCAATCCTATAAATGTTTTAACAAAATAA
- a CDS encoding nucleotide modification associated domain-containing protein, producing the protein MNKEDLIINECEELKNLLIKKNKDYGNSYDKTLDEFGIQIGLARIEDKLNRLKTLILSKEEPMVEESIIDTVFDIAGYAVLFSIYLKEQGSNKGGK; encoded by the coding sequence ATGAATAAAGAAGATTTAATTATTAATGAATGTGAAGAGCTTAAAAACTTATTAATTAAGAAGAATAAAGATTATGGAAACAGTTATGATAAAACATTAGATGAGTTTGGAATACAGATTGGGTTAGCAAGAATAGAAGATAAATTAAATAGATTAAAAACTCTTATACTATCAAAAGAAGAACCAATGGTAGAGGAAAGTATTATTGATACTGTATTTGATATAGCAGGCTATGCAGTTCTTTTTAGTATTTATCTAAAAGAACAAGGTAGTAATAAAGGAGGAAAGTGA
- a CDS encoding HNH endonuclease signature motif containing protein, which yields MRSDEKAYKRYKSKKWRAFRESFLKENPLCKNFEECHNFAEHVDHIKRIESEDDPLFYDKNNLQALCKRCHSRKTAKEDGAFGNKKKDY from the coding sequence ATGAGAAGTGATGAAAAAGCATATAAAAGATACAAAAGCAAAAAATGGCGTGCTTTTAGAGAAAGTTTTTTAAAAGAAAATCCGCTTTGCAAAAACTTTGAGGAGTGCCATAACTTTGCTGAACATGTGGACCATATAAAAAGAATAGAAAGCGAAGATGATCCTCTGTTTTATGATAAAAATAATCTGCAGGCTTTATGCAAAAGGTGTCATAGCAGAAAAACAGCAAAAGAAGATGGAGCTTTTGGAAATAAAAAGAAAGATTATTAA
- a CDS encoding NERD domain-containing protein — protein MEYEKLITKLAYDYNIFNKDSSIENILELFKDTNEISIKELNLLIFIIINEKSYSNFCKELKNITNIYSDEQLSSLFLSFIAIANSDSIDITMQYRNKLENEKELNMVSMTNSNIKLENNYFSCNDIIDTTVDLLDFNFKLFKYITNNKEIISSTINYMNIDLVRENNKFLILKTIYEYICFENAFLSEVSIYKYKIEYKDKFHILKYINLLKVNEKLISSLMNTHNLKIYYFDNIYIENLKINEMTGEIFFDIEKKSVKNMYIEGRMKLYINSLVIYHYYYDKNYNDMALNFFRVFIALDYILYNVSNYITDTKHNINFYLFKINKKLLSEYCTKITNLDSNICDDIIEYLTYDNKSSFWNKPLIKNGDFYHLLITPIKYGNIIFIVDEYMNNKTTCFKDKKGNLFEKFVVDEITLLLSEKKFFYKIDHGKYKISKKEMEEIDFILETKNTIIVAEIKCIRYPFNSQLIQRYETIINKAVDQIIRKTTFLIKNNKKFQNKKISFQNKKIIKCVITNYSLFSGTERSGVYIIDINMLRKYINVGKEGFIKYDLSTREKHEIAKNLYNTEDEFSNNFEIYFMSSNSFYEDRIKIITKKLKIGNFEISIPTIIENKLFHYE, from the coding sequence ATGGAATATGAAAAACTTATTACAAAATTAGCATATGATTATAACATATTTAATAAAGATTCTAGTATAGAAAATATTTTAGAGCTTTTTAAAGATACAAATGAAATTAGTATTAAAGAATTAAATTTATTAATATTCATTATTATCAATGAAAAAAGTTACTCTAATTTTTGTAAAGAATTAAAAAATATAACTAACATATATTCAGATGAACAATTAAGTAGTCTATTTTTAAGTTTTATAGCAATTGCTAATTCTGATAGCATAGATATCACTATGCAGTATAGAAATAAATTAGAAAATGAAAAAGAATTAAATATGGTATCTATGACAAATAGTAATATAAAATTAGAAAATAATTATTTTTCATGTAATGATATTATTGACACTACTGTAGATCTTTTAGACTTTAATTTTAAATTATTTAAGTATATAACTAACAATAAGGAAATAATATCATCTACTATCAATTATATGAATATTGATCTAGTAAGAGAAAATAATAAATTTTTAATTTTAAAAACTATTTATGAATATATATGTTTTGAAAATGCATTTTTATCTGAAGTTAGTATTTATAAATATAAAATAGAATATAAAGATAAGTTTCATATATTAAAATATATTAATTTATTGAAGGTTAATGAAAAATTAATATCTTCTCTAATGAATACTCATAACTTGAAAATATATTATTTTGATAACATATACATAGAAAATTTAAAAATAAACGAAATGACTGGTGAAATATTTTTTGATATAGAAAAAAAGTCGGTAAAAAATATGTATATAGAAGGTAGAATGAAATTATATATAAATAGTTTAGTAATATACCATTATTACTATGATAAAAATTATAATGATATGGCACTAAATTTTTTCAGAGTGTTTATTGCATTAGATTATATACTATACAATGTATCAAATTATATAACTGATACAAAGCATAATATCAATTTTTATTTATTTAAAATAAATAAAAAATTACTATCTGAATATTGTACAAAAATAACTAATTTAGATAGTAATATTTGTGATGATATAATAGAATATTTAACTTATGATAATAAATCTAGTTTTTGGAATAAACCTTTAATAAAAAATGGTGATTTTTATCATTTATTAATTACACCTATAAAATATGGCAATATTATATTTATTGTAGATGAATATATGAATAATAAAACAACTTGTTTTAAAGATAAAAAAGGAAATCTATTTGAAAAATTTGTCGTAGATGAAATTACACTTCTATTATCTGAAAAAAAATTTTTTTATAAAATAGATCATGGTAAATATAAAATTTCTAAAAAAGAGATGGAGGAAATAGATTTTATATTAGAAACAAAAAATACAATTATAGTAGCTGAAATTAAATGTATTAGATATCCATTTAATTCACAGTTAATACAAAGATATGAAACTATTATTAATAAAGCGGTTGATCAAATAATAAGAAAAACTACATTTTTAATAAAAAATAATAAAAAATTTCAAAATAAAAAAATTTCATTTCAAAATAAAAAAATTATTAAATGTGTTATAACAAATTATAGTTTATTTTCTGGAACAGAAAGATCTGGAGTTTATATTATAGATATAAATATGCTTCGTAAATATATTAATGTTGGTAAAGAAGGATTTATCAAGTATGACTTAAGTACTAGAGAAAAACATGAAATAGCTAAAAACTTATATAATACTGAAGATGAATTTTCTAATAACTTTGAAATATATTTTATGAGCTCAAATTCTTTTTATGAAGATAGAATTAAAATAATAACTAAGAAATTAAAAATAGGAAATTTTGAAATATCTATACCTACAATAATAGAGAATAAATTGTTTCATTACGAATAA
- a CDS encoding single-stranded DNA-binding protein: MSDHNIVTLIGRLTADPQRKYTQGGMEIAEFSIANNYYVITKNTTEVNYFDIVAFGKLAETVSKYLIKGKQVLICGTLRQERWQDKNTNTTKSKVRIIMQSMQMLADKKDVNNAVENNSQEDDADRHLLGEEVPF; encoded by the coding sequence ATGAGCGATCATAACATTGTAACATTAATAGGAAGGCTAACTGCTGACCCGCAGCGAAAATATACACAAGGAGGAATGGAAATTGCTGAGTTCTCTATAGCAAACAATTATTATGTAATTACAAAAAACACTACAGAAGTAAATTATTTTGATATAGTAGCTTTTGGAAAATTAGCAGAAACAGTAAGTAAATATCTTATAAAAGGAAAGCAAGTTTTAATATGCGGAACACTAAGGCAGGAAAGATGGCAGGATAAAAATACAAACACTACTAAATCTAAAGTGAGAATAATTATGCAGTCAATGCAGATGCTTGCTGATAAAAAAGATGTGAATAATGCAGTAGAAAATAATAGTCAGGAAGATGATGCCGATAGGCACCTACTCGGTGAGGAGGTACCGTTTTAA
- a CDS encoding DnaA ATPase domain-containing protein: protein MKRMLKLQIADSSYCLLSYKKHLEELKKTAREGKDPHCTKCDEFGFLKGSKSIVPIVCYCVSDEKSKIEKKIEDLEIIIKRYNTVFNKLDNDMTLNIFAEKFNNQKLVSSIKKYLELGSMNSLYIEGESGTGKTTMLKMLWQIYAINNIKALYMKASSFEDMHKNLFNKNAQDRDLKSSIDAKIDNIKFADIIMIDDIDSVGFHYAAEGYYKLFDKIRALEKTVILTSNKSYDDLLKSLNKKTDSEYMKGRLTSRLLNLKIIEIEMQKFEIKSDKLAS from the coding sequence ATGAAGCGTATGCTAAAATTGCAAATTGCGGATAGCAGTTATTGCCTTCTTAGCTATAAAAAACATTTGGAAGAATTGAAAAAAACGGCAAGAGAAGGCAAAGACCCTCACTGCACAAAATGCGATGAGTTTGGATTTCTAAAAGGTTCTAAAAGTATAGTTCCTATTGTTTGCTATTGTGTGAGTGATGAAAAAAGCAAGATAGAAAAAAAAATAGAGGATTTGGAAATAATAATAAAAAGATATAATACGGTATTTAATAAATTAGACAATGATATGACATTAAATATTTTTGCAGAAAAGTTTAATAATCAAAAGTTAGTAAGCAGTATAAAAAAATATTTAGAATTAGGAAGTATGAACTCACTTTATATTGAAGGAGAAAGCGGAACTGGTAAAACTACAATGCTAAAAATGTTATGGCAGATATATGCTATTAATAATATTAAAGCATTGTATATGAAGGCATCTAGTTTTGAAGATATGCATAAAAACTTATTTAATAAAAATGCACAGGACAGAGATTTGAAATCAAGTATAGATGCTAAAATAGATAATATAAAATTTGCAGATATTATTATGATAGACGACATTGACAGCGTAGGTTTTCATTATGCAGCCGAAGGCTATTATAAACTATTTGATAAAATAAGAGCATTAGAAAAAACTGTAATACTGACATCAAATAAAAGCTATGATGATTTATTAAAGAGTTTGAATAAAAAAACTGATTCTGAATATATGAAAGGCAGACTTACAAGCAGACTATTAAACTTAAAAATTATAGAAATAGAAATGCAGAAGTTTGAAATCAAATCTGATAAATTAGCATCATAG
- a CDS encoding ATP-binding protein, translating to MYVKKESKLIKVNGRLITNSLVDKSNTFLALCELINNSIQASANNIEINMTSDSEGEMIKDSITSLSIKDDGEGVSLSDFQKKILEIATDIKPKGKGTGRFSVFQFGKTAYFETVSYDKILNNYTKTSCTLNLNELQNGYIDKEVELESYIFNSKKDTYFFIEVRDIFTKDYENYNSRKHKICDALKTENIGLSLFTMYPIEMLDKNIQFFVNGIKIDTKNYQLDRNKFERQYNDYSIEYDVIEHKSKKKKEEKVLCIRTENNNIKNILNYFDIEMDIPYKEKSEVSWHIYVDSEYIDKNVESFENIDLKDMNIDVKNFLNQIETDIKNFFLNNYEEYFNFRDKLIKNDNYPYKNNISSSKSKEIAFIQIAYSIEDKYKLLSSNNKDLMKIIYPLLDGCLDNPNLKKIINSINTLKKEHIKQFEELIDKTELDEVITFSDNVANKMAFLDFLHEINYSDDISKYILERKQLHKVLEKNLWIFGEQYIYSSAIIESDTNLGKNLERLRANIMKNNCEEFDEIKSDDNITKITDLFFYSDFKFNKKHEVLVVELKRPSVKLGNKEIEQVKRYGSEISKSSSISKQNVNFKIILIGSSINEDDAIYISNNEPLYKTGNIEIWVMNWADLIKENRDKLTYMSNEIKVKDNYILNNIEKKYPEINFNNIKLKLNVKK from the coding sequence ATGTATGTAAAAAAAGAAAGTAAATTAATAAAAGTAAATGGAAGATTAATAACAAATTCTTTAGTAGATAAAAGCAATACTTTTTTAGCTTTATGTGAACTTATAAATAATTCTATTCAAGCATCTGCAAATAATATAGAAATAAATATGACATCTGATTCTGAAGGTGAAATGATAAAAGATAGTATAACTTCTTTATCAATAAAAGACGATGGAGAAGGTGTATCTCTTAGTGATTTTCAAAAGAAAATATTAGAAATAGCTACAGACATAAAACCTAAAGGAAAAGGAACAGGAAGATTTTCAGTCTTTCAATTTGGTAAAACTGCTTATTTTGAAACAGTTTCTTATGATAAAATTTTAAATAATTATACAAAGACATCATGTACATTAAATTTAAATGAACTTCAAAATGGATATATAGATAAAGAAGTAGAACTTGAAAGTTATATTTTTAATTCAAAAAAGGATACATATTTTTTTATAGAAGTAAGAGACATATTTACTAAAGATTATGAAAATTATAACAGTAGAAAACATAAAATTTGTGATGCATTAAAAACAGAAAATATAGGTTTATCATTATTTACTATGTATCCTATAGAAATGTTAGATAAAAATATTCAATTTTTTGTAAATGGTATAAAAATTGATACTAAAAACTATCAGTTGGATAGAAACAAATTTGAAAGACAATATAACGATTATTCAATAGAATATGATGTTATAGAACATAAGTCTAAAAAAAAGAAAGAAGAAAAAGTACTTTGTATAAGAACTGAAAATAACAATATAAAAAATATATTAAATTATTTTGATATAGAAATGGATATACCTTATAAAGAAAAATCGGAAGTTAGTTGGCATATATATGTGGATTCTGAATACATAGATAAAAATGTAGAATCATTTGAAAATATAGATTTAAAGGATATGAATATTGATGTAAAAAATTTTTTAAATCAAATAGAAACAGATATCAAAAATTTTTTCTTAAATAATTATGAAGAATATTTTAATTTTAGAGATAAACTAATAAAAAATGATAACTATCCATATAAAAACAATATTAGTTCATCTAAAAGTAAAGAAATAGCATTTATACAAATAGCGTATTCTATAGAAGATAAATATAAATTATTGTCATCTAATAATAAAGATTTGATGAAAATTATTTATCCATTATTAGATGGTTGTTTAGATAATCCAAATTTAAAAAAAATAATTAATAGTATTAATACGCTAAAAAAAGAACACATCAAACAATTTGAAGAATTAATAGATAAAACAGAATTAGATGAAGTTATAACTTTTTCTGATAATGTTGCTAATAAAATGGCATTTTTAGATTTTTTACATGAAATTAATTATAGTGATGATATATCTAAATATATATTAGAACGTAAACAGTTACATAAAGTACTAGAGAAAAATTTATGGATATTTGGAGAACAATATATTTATAGTAGTGCTATAATAGAAAGTGATACTAATTTAGGAAAAAATTTAGAACGATTACGAGCAAATATTATGAAAAATAATTGTGAAGAGTTTGATGAAATAAAATCAGATGATAATATAACAAAAATAACAGATTTATTCTTTTATTCAGACTTTAAATTTAATAAAAAACATGAGGTATTAGTTGTAGAATTAAAGAGACCTAGTGTTAAATTGGGTAATAAAGAAATTGAACAAGTAAAAAGATATGGATCTGAGATATCAAAATCCAGTAGTATAAGTAAACAAAATGTAAATTTTAAAATCATATTAATAGGTTCAAGTATTAATGAAGATGATGCAATATATATAAGCAATAATGAACCATTATATAAAACAGGAAATATTGAAATATGGGTAATGAACTGGGCTGATTTAATAAAAGAAAATAGAGATAAATTAACTTATATGAGTAATGAAATAAAAGTTAAAGATAATTATATATTAAATAATATTGAAAAAAAATATCCTGAAATAAACTTCAATAATATTAAATTGAAGTTAAATGTGAAAAAATAA
- a CDS encoding tyrosine-type recombinase/integrase, whose translation MASKSNNKLIVQNNNNIITEKQAELLIKQANYLNILDYMKEEQLIKQIDYEIEKENFFKQCSKTKSNHTKRQYRNGLNKLEEYCKMNKKNILFIKAREADDFITEVNSSELSNLSIRALVSSCSSFFSFLERRYPFMKNPFRGTKTRPPVKNKKRLEVPTKKEIELIIKDIADPLIKVAIIFIMECGVRVGALPKLEIRNNKYYSYSKGKEISWKVTDKVIKLLAKARRAKQNNLSFNNPFKNKSSEVIRNIFYRSSKRLYQQGKIKAAYSIHDIRHYFAVTLYKQTKDIELIRQALNHSSIAITGIYLKSLEVE comes from the coding sequence ATGGCTTCTAAAAGCAATAATAAATTAATAGTACAAAACAATAATAATATAATAACAGAAAAACAAGCGGAACTTCTCATTAAGCAAGCTAACTACTTAAATATACTTGACTATATGAAAGAAGAGCAGCTTATTAAACAGATAGATTATGAAATAGAAAAAGAAAACTTTTTTAAGCAATGTTCAAAAACAAAAAGCAATCACACAAAAAGACAATATAGAAACGGACTTAATAAACTAGAGGAATACTGCAAAATGAATAAGAAAAATATTTTATTTATTAAAGCAAGAGAAGCTGATGATTTTATAACGGAAGTCAATTCAAGTGAACTTTCTAATTTAAGTATACGTGCATTAGTTTCTTCATGTTCCTCTTTCTTTTCTTTTTTAGAGAGAAGATATCCGTTTATGAAAAATCCTTTTCGAGGTACAAAAACTCGTCCGCCTGTGAAGAACAAAAAAAGACTTGAAGTCCCAACTAAAAAAGAAATTGAATTAATAATTAAAGATATAGCAGATCCTCTTATAAAAGTGGCCATCATTTTTATAATGGAATGCGGAGTACGTGTTGGTGCTTTACCTAAACTAGAAATAAGAAATAACAAATATTATTCATATTCAAAAGGCAAGGAAATAAGCTGGAAAGTTACAGATAAAGTTATTAAATTATTGGCTAAAGCCCGCAGAGCGAAACAGAATAATCTTTCTTTTAATAATCCTTTCAAAAATAAAAGTTCTGAAGTGATAAGAAACATTTTTTATAGAAGTTCAAAGCGTTTATATCAGCAAGGTAAAATAAAAGCTGCATATTCTATACATGATATAAGGCATTATTTTGCTGTTACTTTATACAAACAAACCAAAGATATAGAACTCATTAGACAGGCATTAAATCATAGCAGTATAGCTATAACAGGAATATACTTAAAAAGTTTGGAGGTAGAATAA